GAAAATACCCCACAAGTGTTCTCCCTCTTGTCAGCCCTTCATCAGTCTTTTTCTTATCCAACTTGGGCTCCGACGGCAATCAAGAACAGCAAGGACCAGAATCACGTTATCAATGATCCGGTAATATACGGCAAATGGGAACCGCTTGGAAAGCAGGCGGTGGCATCCAAAGACCAGTTGGTGAATCCCTCCGAAGTATGCTAAGGAGTCAATATCCGAATAAAGGGAATCGAGGAAATACGATCCGAGGCCGGGAGACTGCGACTCATAGAATCGATATCCCTCCTCGAGGTCCCTTTCGGCTGGGCTAAGGATTCCTATCTTCATGAGATCTTTTTCTTAATTCTCTTCTTACTCTGTTCCCAATCCGAGGCAGTCACTTTACCAGCCGTGAAAGCCTGTTCTCGGTCCTTAAGGATGGCTTCATGCCAAGCCGGGGATTTCATTTTCTTGTCATCTCGAGTTAGTTCCGACCAGAGCTTCTCCATCAAATCCAGCTTCTGGGCAAGTGAAAGTTTGGAAATGGGCAAATCAATTCTTTTCATAGCGTCTCCTTTTTATTATGCAGCCACGCTGTCATGTTATATACACCTGAAAAAGTAGATGGGTCAAGGCAAAATTTCCAATGATCCTGGTCCGGTCGGGCCTGTCCGGTTTGACAGAATAAAGAAACCTGTGGCTTGATGATAATAGATGGATGTGATTTGAGAAAAGTCATGAATAAAAATTAGCCGGGCCAATGCTTGGTGCAGGATATGAGAAAGGATGATGAAATCATGAGAATTATCGATGCAAGAGAAGATTACAGCCTCATTCAGGAATACAAGGATCTGATCGTGAATGACAATTGCAGCGAACCGCGCGGGATACAGGTCCTGCTGGACAAGGAGAAGACAGCCCGCAGGTTGAGCCTCTATACCTCCATCCTTGGTTACTCGAATGCGGTGGACAGTGTGGGAGACGATTGGGCCTTGACCGTTAAAATAGGAAAGTGTATCTGTCCCGTGGCATGATCAAGACCGTTCCTATTATTAGAAATGACATCATATTGGAAATCCCTCCCTCGATAAACCCATTCGAGGGCAGGCGCCGGGAGGAATTTCATCTTCCCTTCCTTTGTAAGGAGGGGAATGGGTTTATGGCTCGTTGAGCCAACGGCTCATAGAGGAGGTAGACTTCCCTGGCTCTACCCCACCTATCCTCCCCTTACAAAGGGGAGGCGAATAGCGGGCCGCCCGGGGGACGGTTCCCGGAAACGCGTACTGAATTCGACATTCAGCATCCGTTCGGCCTCCTGCAGGGTTTCCTCGGCCTGCTTCATCCGATATTCGAAGAGGCTCTCCGTATCGGTCATACTTTCACCCCCTCCTCGCTGATGTTCTTCACGATCGGAGAAGACCGCAGAGGAGTGTTCTCAAGTTCGTATCGTGTAAAGATCAGGGGCGATATGTAGACAGAATGCGCAAAACCCACCTCCCACACGGCTTGGTGGATTTTATCCTCCAGGTTACGGTCGAGGGATTCCACTTCTCAGTTTTCGGAGCAGACCCAGTCCGATCAAACCGGAACAAAAGAGCAATATAGAGGCCGGTTCAGGGACGAAGACTGAACTGTGGGGACTACCCGGCGAGGAGAGAATATCTATGGAACCACCGGCATTGCCCATGGGAACCATCTGCCAGGCCCCCCCGCCGCCGCTGCCTGGATAGTAGAGTCCGAAATCCCAGGATTGCACGATCGTTCCGGTGTTCCAGTCATACCAGGACTCCACGGCATCCAGATACAAGTCGGTCTTCGATCCGGCCCACCACTGCGTAGCAATGATATTCTGAATACCATAATCCCCTGTGGTAAACCATTGCGCCTCCAAACCCGTGTCGTCTTGCCAGTATGACCACCCGACAGGCAAATCCGCCGAGGCAAAGGGTTGATTGGACCACAGTGTAACCAGATTCGGTTTTTCATCGGTTACAAATGCCTGGCTCCAATCGGCCTCACCGGGAATGGTCCTCAACATGAAGATGCAGACCATGAATAGGAATAAGGTGTTTTTCATAAATGACTCCCGTGCTTTAAGGGATACCGGCCCTATCACGCTGTCTCGGCACGTCCCTTGAGTTTTTAAACCATTCAAAAACTTATTCAAAACCGCCAACATCTCTTATCCCCTATGTCTCTCAAGAAATTCAAGTCAATAAGGATGATTTCGTCCATTTATTTCTATTTTAACGATAATTAATCCGTTTTCTCCCTTTTTTATTATTTTAACATACTTTTTGAAAAAATGTAGCATTATTTTGGATTTTCTTGCGATGAGGATATCAAAACGGTTGGGGCAGAGTGAGAAGGTGCAAAGGGTCTTGGATAAAATATCAGCACCCTTCAGGATGACATCAAGTAGTTTCCATCTGCATTTCACAGAAGGATGCGTTCTGCCGTGTACATATTTGCAAATACGGCGGCATTCGAGCGCGTCCCCGTATTGAAGAACAGAGCCGCTGCCCCATCTCACCTATATCTGGCGGGGTCAGGATGGGATGCAACGGAATTGATTTCAATATGAGAAGCTGATCCGTACGTCATTGCCGTCCTCACGATTGATCTGCCACAGCACCTTGGGCTGATAATCAAACAGTTTGGCCACAAACACATCCGGAACCCTTTCGATACGGATATTATAGATATTCACCCCTTCATTGTAGAGCTCTCGGCGGTCGGCAATTTCTTCCTCAAGTTCCGTTATTCTTGCCTGGATCTGTCCGAAGCTTTTGTCCGCCTTGAGTTCCGGGTACTTTTCCGAAACGGCAAAAAGGGACTTCAGGGCTTCGGTAATCATCCCGTCGGCCTTGCGTTTTTCTTCCATGGTGTTTGCATTGGACATCATGGCCCTGGCCCGGGTGACTCTCTCCAGGGTGTCGGCCTCGTGTTTCATATACCGCTCGCAGACCGAAACCAGTTTAGGGAGTTCGTCGTGCCGCTGTTTCAGGAGCACATTGATATTGCTCCAGGATTTGTCCACGTTGTTCCTGACAACAACCAGCCCGTTGTAAATAATTCGGTATTTCTTATAGGAGTAATAGACACAGTCGGTCTGGGAGTATGGGGTTTTTAAAAAATATTTCTGTCTTGCCTTACCCTTGACTTCCACAAGCCCCATGGGCATGGACCGGATCTTGCTGGTCGGACAGTTCTCCAGGGCACGCTTCCGTTTGATCATGATGAATGAATGTATAAAGCCGATCAGTCCTAAAAAGATGAGTCCTGCGGATAAAAAATGAAACTGCTTTACGGCATAGCACCAGGCTATGGAGCAAAAAAAACCAGCCGTGAGCGGATAGATAAGGACCGGAGGCCCCAGCCTCCGGACGTGCCTCCTGTATTGCCGCAGAAACAGCTTGAGGCCGCTCCCCCACGTCCTGATCTCCCCTGTCACCACCTCGATCGGGGATTCCGGAGGGGACGGTGGAATCCGTGAAGCTTTCCCCGATGGACCGGATGCGCGGCCAGGATCTTCCCAAGGGTCCTCTTTCACCTCCTGACGGCCCAAGAGAGGGCCGGTCAAAAGCAGTCCATCCAGTTCACCGAGGGCCTGGACCGGAGAGACCGGATCCCGGTCATGGACCGTACGGAACATATCCTGGGTATAGGCCAGATAGACGAAACGGGAATAGAGAGCGAACTCATTGAGAAGCCTCTCCGGAGAATCCGAATCCGGTGAATTCAGGAAAGGAAGCTCGCTCTCACCAAACCCCGCATCCATCACGGCCCTGACTGAAAATTTTCTGATCAGCTTGATCACCTCCGGGAAGTTTTGTGTGATGGATTTCAGGCTGCCTTCCCCGAGTGAATGAAAATTGAACCGTTGGCTGTCCAGCCGCAGAGGCGTATTGGATCCTGAGATGTAGATATCCATGACCGGATGGTTCTGGAAAATAAACCTCAGCCGTCTGCTCAAAGGATATTCCACATCCTTTCCCACGACAAGCCTTGCGATCTGTTTTTTCTTGAGCTCTCCGGGTTTCATGGTCGTAAGAACAAGAATCGTTTCCTGAGTTCGGTCGAGCGAGGTTATTTCCCCTCCTCCCGGCGCCATAAAGCGCAATCTCTCCAGGCCTGCCTCAAGATCTGCTGCCCGGATGCTCCGTGCTCCCTTTTGAAGCTCCCTTTTGCTGATCACACAGCACGGGAAACCCTCGGCTTTTAAACTTCCCGATAAATGCTCAAGGATGTCCGCATCCTGTCCTGACAAAAGGACCTGGAGGGCCTCGCCCGTAAATTTTTGCCGTATGGTCGCTTTGTCCAGACCGGTAAGTTCTGAAAGGGGCGCAAGATAGGGATCGATCTTATGAGGATCCGTAGAAAAAGGGCGGATGACCAGGTAGTGGTGGGTGCTCTGCTCTATGGACCTAACCGTCTCGGATGCACGCATGGATTACCCCTGATTAACAAGGCCCCTGCCGGATGAAAACACAGGTCG
This is a stretch of genomic DNA from Nitrospirae bacterium CG2_30_53_67. It encodes these proteins:
- a CDS encoding acyl-protein synthetase: MKRIDLPISKLSLAQKLDLMEKLWSELTRDDKKMKSPAWHEAILKDREQAFTAGKVTASDWEQSKKRIKKKIS
- a CDS encoding LemA family protein → MIYNGLVVVRNNVDKSWSNINVLLKQRHDELPKLVSVCERYMKHEADTLERVTRARAMMSNANTMEEKRKADGMITEALKSLFAVSEKYPELKADKSFGQIQARITELEEEIADRRELYNEGVNIYNIRIERVPDVFVAKLFDYQPKVLWQINREDGNDVRISFSY